In the genome of Ananas comosus cultivar F153 linkage group 11, ASM154086v1, whole genome shotgun sequence, one region contains:
- the LOC109717598 gene encoding mitogen-activated protein kinase 4 codes for MAMMVDPPNGMGNQGKHYYTMWQTLFEIDTKYVPIKPIGRGAYGIVCSSINRETNEKVAIKKIHNAFDNRVDALRTLRELKLLRHVRHDNVIALKDIMMPPHRRSFKDVYLVYELMDTDLHQIIKSSQALSNDHCQYFLFQLLRGLKYLHSVNILHRDLKPGNLLVNANCDLKICDFGLARTNNSKAGQFMTEYVVTRWYRAPELLLCCDNYGTSIDVWSVGCIFAELLGRKPIFPGTECLNQLKLIINVLGTISDADLGFIDNPKARKYIKSLPYTPGVPLPSLYPQANPLAIDLLQKMLVFDPSKRISVDEALRHPYLSPLYDPNANPPAQVPIDLDIDEDMGEDMIREMIWREMLYYHPEAAAISS; via the exons ATGGCTATGATGGTGGACCCTCCAAATGGAATGGGGAACCAAGGTAAGCACTACTACACCATGTGGCAAACTCTGTTTGAGATCGATACAAAGTATGTGCCCATCAAACCCATAGGGAGGGGAGCTTATGGTATCGTGTGCTCATCCATAAACCGCGAGACAAATGAGAAAGTTGCTATTAAGAAGATCCACAATGCTTTTGATAACCGTGTGGATGCGCTGAGAACACTGCGTGAATTAAAGCTTCTTCGGCATGTGCGGCATGATAATGTTATTGCTTTGAAGGACATCATGATGCCGCCACATAGGAGAAGTTTCAAGGATGTCTACTTGGTTTATGAACTAATGGATACTGATCTTCACCAGATTATCAAGTCGTCTCAGGCACTCTCCAACGACCACTgtcaatattttctttttcag CTACTTCGAGGTCTGAAGTACCTCCACTCAGTCAACATACTTCATAGAGACTTGAAGCCTGGTAACCTTTTGGTCAATGCAAACTGTGACCTCAAAATCTGTGACTTTGGCCTTGCTCGCACGAACAACAGCAAGGCGGGCCAGTTCATGACGGAGTATGTTGTCACACGTTGGTACCGGGCCCCTGAGCTCCTCCTCTGCTGCGACAACTATGGCACGTCTATTGATGTATGGTCCGTGGGCTGCATCTTTGCCGAGCTTCTAGGCCGCAAGCCAATCTTCCCAG GTACTGAATGCCTTAATCAGCTCAAGCTCATTATCAATGTACTCGGCACTATTAGTGATGCCGATCTCGGCTTTATTGACAATCCGAAAGCCCGCAAATATATTAAGTCTCTTCCTTACACTCCTGGCGTTCCCCTCCCTAGTCTTTATCCGCAAGCGAATCCGTTGGCTATCGATCTACTGCAGAAAATGCTTGTTTTTGACCCGTCTAAAAGAATTAGTGTTGATGAGGCATTAAGACACCCTTATCTGTCTCCACTTTATGATCCCAATGCCAACCCGCCAGCTCAGGTTCCGATCGATCTTGATATAGATGAAGATATGGGAGAAGATATGATCAGGGAGATGATTTGGAGGGAGATGCTTTACTACCACCCAGAAGCCGCTGCAATAAGCTCGTAA